One genomic window of Nilaparvata lugens isolate BPH unplaced genomic scaffold, ASM1435652v1 scaffold7076, whole genome shotgun sequence includes the following:
- the LOC120356546 gene encoding uncharacterized protein LOC120356546, translated as MALNINNVTEILEKFKSEIIANTKEVIKKEISELNFKTIIAEQNNKIEELRTQNERLKSDLQKQYYLINNMKRENNLIFYGVNESDNEDGGHIMGKIMDICNEVMKVELKESEINFVRRLGRKSDTKTRPIILSLVSMSKKTSILKNCGKLKNSKIFVNVDLDKESREKHRELSDIRKRLSNTHSVKMAKNGLEVDGKFMSYDSLRAEHSMEAGENRQWQENRKKRKGETLQRQTRKNSSSQPINNSDITTFFRPSGSGEIKKSDQ; from the coding sequence ATGGCCCTGAATATTAATAATGTAACAGAGATTCTCGAGAAATTCAAAAGCGAAATTATCGCAAATACTAAGGAAGTTATAAAAAAGGAAATAAGTGagttgaattttaaaacaatCATCGCAGaacagaataataaaattgaagaacTAAGAACGCAGAATGAAAGATTGAAAAGTGATCTTCAGAAacagtattatttgattaacaacATGAAAAGAGAAAACAATTTGATTTTCTATGGGGTTAATGAGTCTGATAATGAAGATGGAGGACACATCATGGGAAAGATAATGGACATATGCAATGAAGTGATGAAAGTGGAACTTAAAGAAAGTGAGATAAACTTTGTTCGAAGATTGGGAAGAAAATCAGATACTAAAACACGGCCAATTATCCTTTCGTTAGTCTCGATGAGTAAGAAAACAAGTATCCTGAAAAACTGTGGCAAGCTGAAAAATTCCAAGATCTTTGTTAATGTAGACCTAGATAAGGAATCGAGAGAGAAGCATAGAGAGCTGAGTGATATCCGAAAAAGACTTAGTAACACACATAGTGTTAAGATGGCAAAGAATGGGTTGGAGGTAGATGGAAAATTTATGAGCTATGATAGCTTGAGAGCTGAGCACAGTATGGAAGCGGGGGAAAATCGTCAATGGCAGGAAaacagaaaaaagagaaaaggagAAACTCTTCAGAGGCAGACCCGGAAAAACAGCTCCAGTCAACCAATCAACAATTCTGATATTACAACTTTTTTTCGTCCCTCAGGGAGTGGAGAGATTAAAAAATCTGACCAATAA